The Heyndrickxia acidicola sequence ACTGGCCTTTTCCTAAGCGCTGCGCCAATGCTTCCTGCGTCAGATTATGGAGCTCCAATAATTTGCCGTATGCAACGGCTTCCTCAATGGGAGAAAGCTCTTCGCGTTGTAAATTTTCTATTAAGGCTACAGACGCTGTTTCTTTGTCACTTAAGTTCTTTATGATCGCGGGAACGGTCTCCCAGCCCAGCTTTGACACCGCTCTGAAACGGCGCTCACCTGCTATGATCTCATACTGCTGATCCTCAAACTCTCGTACTACGATCGGCTGAATGATTCCATGCGTATGAATGGTACGTGCTAGCTCTTCTATTTTCTCATCGTCAAATACAGTCCTTGGTTGGAACCGATTTGGAACAATATTAGAAACAGGAATCTTTTTTACTTCCTCATTGTCATTCGAAAGATCCTCTTCAGTTTCTTCTACTGAAAGTTCCTTCTCAGTCTCTTGTACCTTTTCGCCCACACTAAAAAAACGAGAGAAAGGATGCTTCAAGTTCCTTACACCACCTTTACGTAACTCCCTACCTACTTATTCTCTATTATAGGACAAGTTCCTGCAATTTCACCGGATAATTTTCGCACTTTCCCCCTATTTATATGACAAATTTTTCAATTGTTACTCAATCGGCATTTTGTTAGGGGTGCCTGGTTTACGCGGGAACTTCTTTGGAGTCGGCTTGATTTTTTTAATTTGAACAATATTGCGTTCACTCTCTTCTTCCGGCAAAGTGAAGGAATATACTTTTTCAAGCTCGCCACCGAGCTGGGAAATTGCCTTTTCTCCTAAAGCAATCTCTTCCTGGGCACTAGCTGCCTTCATCGCAATAAATTGTCCTCCTGTTTTTACAAGAGGGATGCACAGCTCACTTAGAACCGATAGCCTTGCAACGGCACGTGCTATTACCACATCATACTGCTCGCGATGTTCTTTTTTGCTGCCAAATGTT is a genomic window containing:
- the noc gene encoding nucleoid occlusion protein is translated as MKHPFSRFFSVGEKVQETEKELSVEETEEDLSNDNEEVKKIPVSNIVPNRFQPRTVFDDEKIEELARTIHTHGIIQPIVVREFEDQQYEIIAGERRFRAVSKLGWETVPAIIKNLSDKETASVALIENLQREELSPIEEAVAYGKLLELHNLTQEALAQRLGKGQSTVANKLRLLKLPQEVQDALLKKQITERHARALIPLKVPEKQILLLKDIVEKNLNVKQTEDQVVKMLNTTVKKPKPRRQAFSKDMRIAVNTIRQSLSMVSDNGIKLDSEEEDFGEYYQITIKIPKKGSN